ttctaaatttacaaatgattaAATCACGAACTATCTATAACCGTGGGTCTGGACAGAGTacaattttatatattatttacgaaattattaaatcatattttttttacagttgAAAGTATAAATCATGTACTTTACAAGACTCCAACTTGAAAACGTGTAATATTCAGCAAAATCTGATGACCAACATATTCATAActtgattatatttttaatatttatattattaataactatagcccgtgcaacgcacgggttagCGTCTAgtacctataatttattataggtgtAGGTTTTTAATATTAAAGGTTTCGTTTTAAATAAAAACGACACAAAATACAATGGATgtcggtttttatttagaatcGACACATATAATTACTTCAAGGTGTCAATTTTTTGCGATTTCAACCCgcggaggtgggaaaaggcctataggtgccggttttagcacttatgacacctatagtgccgacacctatttgatgttttgtagtagtgccaTATGAGGCGAGGGGAATGGGGCACATGTGGATGACAAAAAAGTACACTAACCCTAAGCAGTGGCAGTTTTCGCAATGTATCAGTTATccgttttttttatcttgtccGTCTCCATGAAATTAACACTATAATCAGTTGATGGGTCAATAGGTTGGAAAACATAGCTGTTTAGCTTATAATTGCAGGTGCAAAACttgaaaatatattcctattaTTGACTGTGTACATAGGAGACCGGAAAGTACAAGGTTTACTTGGACTGCTATTTGTATAGCAAGATAATTGTTGTACATAATACTCTTATTTTACTATAAAATATCACTATGTGTTACCAAATCAACTGGTGCTTCGGCGCTTCCTTGTAGTTGTTGTAGATCCATTCTTGTCATGAAATAAAGCTGTAGCAGAAGATACATACTTAGTATAAGGTGGTATTCGTGATTCCCACGTTGCTATTTCAAAATCACCACCTGAAATTGCCACCGATCTAGCTATTACCTCTTTGAACGATATACTTGGTTTCTTATAGTTTGGAATATCATCCCTTTCTACTCGAGGTGGCATTACAAGAATGCAGGCGTGAGTAGGATAAGATGTCATAAATTCGGTGCTATCTACTAGCTGCTCTTTCTCAATGATATCTTTCGGATGCTCACCATATTTCAAAAAGTTGTTCTTCACCATCCTCTCGAAGCGTCGCAATATTCTAAGCCAGAAGTGAACATTATGGTTCCTTCTAAGCATGTCAGATATCATATTGGCTGTTATCAATGATCCACCCAATACTACTGCAAGATCATTTGCAACTGAGACCATCTTTGGATGGTCCTTTTGGTCGGTCGCTAGCATCTTGAAAAGGTAGCTGTACTCCTCCTGTGATAAACTATTTAGATGAACTGCCTTTGCTGTTCCGAACCTTGCAAGATTTTCAATCCTAATTATGATTACCACTTTGCTTCCTCCAGCTGTCATCTGACTTACAGTAGAATAGAAGTTTACCCAATCATTTTCATCTATGTCCGTAAAATATTCACGAACAATTAATGTCCTCTCCATTTTGAACTTTGCATGTGTTATTGATCCGCAGCTGCTATCTCCATTGATGTACAAAATCGAAGAAAAGTATGATCTGATCCGCTCATCATTGCAGACATGGCTGATCAAGGATTTCTTTCCTACCCTGCAATCACCAATGATTGGAAGAACAAGACGAGCACCCTGGTTACCTGGATTTTGcaataaaaaattgataatttcCTGCTTCTCGACATGACGAGCAAACACACAATTATCGGTGTAAAGGTAAGCATCATAGGGTCGGCACCACATGCATTCACATCTGGCTAGGAATACAACAAACTCTTTCACTCTACCTCCATCTGAAGTATTTATGTGTTTTTTGTGCAGCTCTCTAAAAAGCTTGCTTCCCATCTCAGAACAGCCACCCTTATATATAATTAGCTGGAAATGGTTCAGAGCAAAACCAGCAGCCATTTTATCCACAGCTGTTTTCAAGGGATGAGAAAAGTGACTGCAATTTGCCAAGTTTAAAGTTCTCTATTCAATACTATTGGTCGTCGATTGCTTTGAATATCTGTTCCTTAATTTTTTACCATCACACACTTTATCGTATGAAATATTAATTAACTGGACTATTTGAAGAAACTAGTATTTTTCTTGCTAACGTACATGGCTAGGTGTGAAAATTTCTAAAGACTATGAGGGACCATTTGGACCATTTATGAAAGGAAAGCAACAAGTTGATTATGGGAAGCTAGAATTCGTCCACTTGAtaaaccctgagctccacttGAAAATATTTTACCAAAGTGTATGGGATGTCATGGTATAGATTGAAccgagaggagaggaagggagtcGGACTCGGTGGAGATGATAGCACGAGGTGGACACTCGGCCTTAGTTTGGAAAGGTCCCCCGTGAAAACTAGAAACAAATCtgcccttccttttttttctcttctttctatCTGAAACAAACCCACGGAAATGAAAGGtagataagttggggttccgaagacaAGCACTTAGGTGGTCTAGCTGACACGCGTAACTATACGGtaaagtagcaatggctaatgTTTAATCTAAgcaaacccaagaaaccctgaaggggtaccaagCTATTTAAGTAGGTGGGTGGACGACTAAGGggtccctagggtcgtgctccaccttgtTGGGGCACGCCCCGCATGGCCCCACTTAGGCCGAGATCCCAGATGAATTTACGAGTTCATAGGCTAAATATAGGTGACACAACACCTTGTTTCTATTATTCCAGCCTATGTAGTTGGAATTTGGAGCTGAGCTTGGATCCGTTTGAAAGAGGACTCCaaaagctttccatcaagtactcacggacAAAAAAGGAGCACGTATGCACATTTGGTGCCCGTTTGAAATCAGCACTTTAGCATGTGGCTGAATTGGATTTCAGAACTTGGTCAGATTGATCTTGATGCAAGAAAAGGTTATATTAAAAGTcaccatggtcacatcatcgtATGAAATATTAATTAAATTGACTATTTGAAGAAACAGGTACTTTCTTGCTAACGCACATGGCTAGGTGTGAAAGTTTCTAAAAACTATGAGGGACCATTTATCAAAGGAAAGCAACAAGTTGATTATGGGAAGCTAGAACTCGTCCACTTGATAAACTTTGAGCAGCACTCAAGAAATTTTTACCAAAGCGTATGAGATGTCATGGTATAGATTGAACCAAGAGGAGAGGAATGGAGTTGGACTCGGTCGAGATGATAGCACGAGGTGGACACTTGGCCTTAGTTTGGGAAGGTCCCACGTCAAAACTAAAAACAAACCCGCGATTGGAGAATTGATCTTTCACTGGTGGAGAGCTGccgttttttttatttgcatggccctgttgctacatggtttatatatatatatatatatatatatatatatatatatatatatatatatatatatatataggcaccatggtgcccgggcaccatggtatgaaatacacaaattcaatcaaatttttcaaaattttcaaattatgagtatatacctagttataaatattcgattcatacctacacctctcaacaaaacaactcaaaatttaactttatttcacaatccaatattacatacctaactaattatatgtttggatgccatatacctagaatcaaaatctaacaaaaacatgtttaaactaagttcaaacttgttttgaactagttagtaaagtagttaatgttaatacctaaattttatactcatttgaattgagtatatactcaatttgaaccatggagcccgggcaccatggagcaccaaacaaatttaatatatatatatatatatatagatatatatatatatatatacatatatataggtaaattaactggtgctacatggagtatgggctccaagattcaaattgagtatatacccaatttgaatgagtatgaatttttttaaatgtttagatatgaacattaacttctttactaacaagttcaagtttgaacttttttttgttagattttggttctaggtatataacatccaaacatataattcgtttggtatgtaataatgaattgtgaaataaagttgagtttgagttgttttgttgttaggtatttgtatgaatcaatttcatatacctaggtatatactcacaatttgaaaatttttaaaaatttgagagaatttgtgtgttttataccttggagcccgggcTCCATGAAGTCCCATATgggtatcatatatatataatatatatatatatatatatatatatatatatatatatatacatatatatatatatatatatatatgagttggATTTTTTGCACGCGAGTTCACATATACCCACAATCTACACCCTATATGTAGCTTGCATGAACCTTAGGGCAAATATATTAGGTGCTAACAAAATGTAACATGCATGATGTTTacgttatactatattttttacaagTGTAAAAtaccttgtttatgtaatttttGTATTTCTTGTATGCAAAACTTGTTTATGTAGTTTACCTTGTTTATATAAATTACCATGTTTATGTAGTTTTTGATGGTAGGATATATATCAT
The sequence above is drawn from the Oryza glaberrima chromosome 10, OglaRS2, whole genome shotgun sequence genome and encodes:
- the LOC127752637 gene encoding putative disease resistance protein RGA3, producing the protein MWCRPYDAYLYTDNCVFARHVEKQEIINFLLQNPGNQGARLVLPIIGDCRVGKKSLISHVCNDERIRSYFSSILYINGDSSCGSITHAKFKMERTLIVREYFTDIDENDWVNFYSTVSQMTAGGSKVVIIIRIENLARFGTAKAVHLNSLSQEEYSYLFKMLATDQKDHPKMVSVANDLAVVLGGSLITANMISDMLRRNHNVHFWLRILRRFERMVKNNFLKYGEHPKDIIEKEQLVDSTEFMTSYPTHACILVMPPRVERDDIPNYKKPSISFKEVIARSVAISGGDFEIATWESRIPPYTKYVSSATALFHDKNGSTTTTRKRRSTS